GACCACGAAGTTGTCCTTGCCGCCGAGCAGATAGTTCCAGATCCGGGCGGTCTGCGGCACGCTCGTGTCGAGTTTCGGGACGTCGGTCGGGTCGTCGCTCACGCGCACATCCTCGTGGCCGGGCGGACCCGGCGTCCTTTGTGGATCCGCAGCGGTCGGTCAGCGCCAGCATACCCACCGGCTAGTCACGTGTGGAGAGGACGATCCGTCACCCGAGGGAGTGCGCTACCCGCCGGAGGAACTCGGCGTTGGTCGCCGTGGTGCGCAGCTGGGTGAGCAACTGCTGCATGCCGTCGCGGCGGTCCTGGCCGGACAACGCCTTGCGCACCTGACCCACCACTGCCAGCTCGGCCGGGGAGAGCAGCAACTCGTCGTGCCGGGTGCCGGTGGTGGACAGGTCGATGGCCGGGAAGACGCGGGCCTCGGCCAGCGAGCGGTCCAGTTTGAGCTCGGCGTTCCCGGTGCTCTTGTACTCCTCGAAGATCAGGTTGTCGAGGGCCGACCCGTTCTCCACCAGGGCGGTCGCGATGACCGTCAGGGAGCCGCCGTTCTCCAGGTTGCGGGCCGCGCCGAGCAGGCGTTTCGGTGGCTGCAACGCGGTGCTGTCCAGGCCGCCGGAGAGGGTGCGGCCGCGGCCGGCCGGCGCGATCAGGTTGTACGCGCGCCCCAGCCGGGTGATCGAGTCGAGCAGCACGACCACGTCCTCGCCCAGCTCGGCCAGGCGCTTCGCCCGCTCGATGGCCAGCTCGGCGACGGCGGTGTGCTCCTGCGGCGGCCGGTCGAAGGTGGCCGCCACGATCTCCGCCTTGACCGTGCGCCGCATGTCGGTGACCTCTTCGGGCCGCTCGTCGACGAGCACCACCATCAGGTGGCACTCCGGGTTGTTGCGGGCTATCGCGTTGGCCGTCTGTTGCAGGATGGTGGTCTTGCCGGCCTTCGGCGGGGCCACGATCAGCGCGCGCTGCCCCTTGCCGATCGGCATCAGCAGGTCGATGACCCGGGTGGTGAGCACGTCGCGCTCGGTCTCCAGGCGCAGCCGCTCCTGCGGATAGAGCGCGGTCATCCGGTAGAAGTCCGGGCGGGTGCCGGGCGGCTGCCCGTTGACCGCGGTGACCTGCGGGTGCACCGGCTTGCCGGGCCGGCTGATCCGGGCGAACCCGGTCACCCGGTCGCCGCGGCGCAGGCCCAGCCGGCGGACCTCGGCGAGCGCGACCGGCAGATCGGCGGGGCCCGGCAGGTAGCCGTCGGCGCGCAGCCAGGCGCGGTCGTCGACGATGTCGAGGAGGGCGTCGACGGCGACGGTCTCCTCGGCTTGCGGTGGATTGTGGGTACGGGTGATCGTCATGGGGAACGCTCCAAGCCGAGCCGCCAGGGGGCTCGCGGGATGGGAACGACGGCGAGTCAGGCACGTCGTGGTGAGAAGAAGTCCCGGGCGGGGAATGCCACCGGCATCCGGGATGCGCCCAAGGTAGCACTTTCCCGCGACGAGGCCCAGTAGGGCAGGATGGGTGTCACAGCTCTCGGGGGAGGGGACAGGGATGCTTCTGTTGCGCCGGGTCATCGGATCGGTGCTGCGCCGGGTGCGCCAGCATCAGGGCCGCACGTTGAAGGAGGTCGCGGCCGCCGCGGGCGTCTCACTGCCCTATCTGTCCGAGGTCGAGCGCGGCACCAAGGAGGCGTCCTCGGAGGTCCTCGCCGCGATCTGCCGGGCCCTCGGCCTGCCGATGACCGACCTGCTCGACCTGGTCCGCCAGGAGATGATGCGCCAGCCGGCCCACCCGGTGCGCCCCGCGGGGCGGTACACCCTGGCGTCGTCGCCGGCCCCGGTCGCCCGGGCGCCGCACAGCGGACCGACCTGCTCGGTCACCGGCCGCCGCCCGGCCCGCCTACCGGCCGGCCGCCGTGCGGGCCGCGGGCACGCCGGCACCCGCCCGCGCACCGTCCTGGCCGGGATCGCGGCCAGGCTTTACGTGACCTGCTGAGCCGTGGCGGGGCCGGTCAGGCCAGGATGGTGATCGTGGTGCCGGCCGGGATCTCCGCGACCAGCTTCTTCTGCGCCGGGCCCGGCATCCGGATGCAGCCGTTCGACACGCTGTGCCCGAACACGCTGTCCTTGTACCACGCGTGGATGCCGGTGTGCGCCAGCTGGAACGCGGACGCCATCTTCTCCGGCTCCTCCGGGATCGAGCCCAGCACCAGCGCCCGGATGCCCAGGTAGATGTCGCCCCTCATCGGCGTCGTGCCCATCACGAACGTCCGGCCGATCGGGGTGGGTGTCTGCTTCGCCCCGGTCGCTACGGTCCACCGTTTCTGCTCCTGGCCGTCACGCAGCCAGCTCAGCGTGTGCTGGGACACCTGGACGATCAGCTGGTCGCGCAGCGTCTCGGTCTGGTAGTCGCCGGGCGGCACCCAGCCGATCCGCCGGTTCACCGACGGGACCAGCACGGCCACCCAGCCACGGTCCTCGGCCACCACCGGGACCACGGTGCGCAGGCCGCTGATCTCCGGCGGCAGGAAGGCGCGCGGCTTGCCGCCCGGCGCGTCGTAGAGCGCCACCTTCTTTGTCGGGTGCAGGCCCTGGGTCGGGGCGACCGTCGAATTCTGCTCCGGGTCGGCGGGCAGGCCGGTCGGCCCGTCCGAATACTTGATCACCGGCAGGCCGGCCGGCGCCTTCACGGCGACCGGCACCTTCGCGGCGACGCTCGGCGAGGCCGGGAGCGAGGCGGCGGCCGAGGGGGCCACCCACTGGCCGGCGGAATCCGGGTCACGGCCGTGGGCGAAACCGACGGCGGCGCCGACGGCCAGCACCGCGGCGGCGGCCGTCGCGGTCAGGTACACGCGGGTCCGGGGGCTGGACATCCGGACAGCGTAACGACCCGGCGGCGAAGATGAAGGATCTTGTAAACAACGAGTGGTTCACATCTCGGCGATAAGGTGTGACCCATGCTGCGGAGGCTGGGCTTTCTCACCATCGGCCTGTTCGACGAGGCGGAACCGCGCCGCGGGCACGAGGCCACCCTGGAGATCATCGAGCTGGGTGAGCGGCTCGGCTTCGACAGTGCCTGGGTGCGCCACCGGCACCTGCAGTTCGGCATCTCCTCGCCGATCGCCGTGCTGGCCGCCGCCACCCAGCGCACCAGCCGGATCGAGCTGGGCACCGCGGTCATCCCGCTCGGCTGGGAGAACCCGCTGCGGCTGGCCGAGGACCTGGCCACCGTCGACCTGCTCTCCGGCGGCCGGCTCAACCCCGGCGTCAGCGTCGGCCCGCCGATGCACTTCGACAGCGTCAAGGACGCGATCTATCCCGACACGGCGCAGGCGGAGGACTTCGGCTACGCCCGGGCTGAGCGACTGCTCGCTTGCGTACGCGGTGAGCAGGTCACCGACTTCCGCGGGACGGTCGGGTTCGAGCAGTTCTCCGATCGCGTGCAGCCGCACTCGCCGGGCTTGGCGTCCCGCCTGTGGTACGGCGGGGGCAGCCTGCGCTCGGCCACCTGGGCCGGTGAGCACGGCATGAACTTCCTGACCAGCAGTGTGGTGAAAGCGGAGGAGGCGGAGGACTTCGACGCGATCCAGCTCTCGCACATCCGGGCCTTCCGCGCCGCACACCCGGATGGCGACAGCGCCCGGGTCTCCCAGGGACTCGTGGTGATCCCGACCGATTCGGCGACGGCGGCGCAGCGGGCGAAGTACTTCGCGTATGCCGAGCAGCGCTTACCGCGTACCAGAACTCCTCAGGGACCGGCGCGGATGATGTTCGCGCCGGACGTCGTCGGCACCGCGGCGGAGATCGCGGAGCAGCTCGCGGAGCGAGCCGCCTTCCGGGAGGTGGACGAGGTCGCGTTCGCGTTGCCGTTCACCTTCGAGCACGAGGACTACGTGCAGATCCTCACCGACATGGCGCAGCACGTCGGCCCCGCCCTGGGCTGGAAACCGGCCCTGGCGTAGACCGTTACGGCGTCGGGGTCCGGCACGTCGCGACCATCGGCGGACGTCGCCCTTGCGGGCCGGGCGTTCTGGACGCGCCAGCGGCCTGCCCGGCCCGGAAGGGTCCCTGGCGGGAGCGACGATCAGTGATCAGCGCGGGCCCGAGTCAGGAAGAATTTGATCTTGATTTGTTGCGGACATCCAGGCGCGGGTGCCGAACGAGGCACAGGACCGCGTGGCGACCGCGGCGGCCTCGTCGAGGGCCTCGGCGAACGTCGCGCCGGTCAGCGGCCAGCGGCGCGCGACAGCCAGGGTGAGCGCGCCGTGCAGCACGTCGCCGGCGCCCAGCGTGTCGACCACCGTGGTGCGTGGCACCGGCTGTTCCGTGAAACCGGCGCCGGTCCAGCGCAGCAGCGGCTCGGCGCCGCGGCTGACGGCGATCCAGCGGACCCCGTGGCCGGCCAGCAGATCCGCGACGCCGATGTCCCGCGGCGGACGGAAGTCGGCGGAGCACACCACCACGTCCACCAGCGGCAGCAGGGCCGGGGTGACCGCTTTCCAGCTGCCCGCGTCGAGCAGCGTGGGGATGCCCCGGCGGCGGGCCTCGGTCAGCACCGCGACGGCCAGCTCCGGGTGGTGACCGTCCACCTGGACCGCCCGGACGTCCCCGGAGATCGGCAGGACGCCGGGTGGCACGACGGTGCGGGCCGCGCCGTTGGTGGACACGACGGCCCGGTTCCCGGTGCCGGCGCTGACCACGATGCTCGACACGGCCGGCGGGCCCGGGTCGTCGGCGGCCAGGTCGATCAGGCGGACTCCGAGATCCGCCAGGTCGGCGTGGATGCCGGCGGCGAGCGGATGCCTGCCGACTGCGGTCAGCAGGGTCGCGGTGCCGCCCAGATGGGCCACCGTGGCGGCGGCGTTGGTCGCCGGGCCGCCCGCCGCGACGGTCTGGGTGAGCGCGGTGACCTTCTCGTTGTCCGCCGGGTACCTCTCGACGAGCTGCAGGACGTCCAGCGTGCACAGTCCGGCCAGCAGGACCTCGGTCACCCGCCGGCCGCCGCGCGGTCGAGCCGGGCGGCCAGCCCGTCGACGAAGGTGAGCAGGGCGAACTCGAAGCTGTCCCGGTCCACCGCGTCGGCGTGCTCGCGCAGCCGGTGGGCGTCGCCGAGCGCCGGGTACCGATCCAGGTAGACCTGCACGTCGTCGACGAAGCCGCGCGAGAACGAGCCCATCGCGGCACCGATGACCAGGTACTTCGTGGAGGCGCCGATCATCGTGGCGTCCCGGGCCGGCCAGCCGGCGGCGACCAGCCCGCCGTGCACGGCGTCGGCCCGGCGCAGCGAGGCGTCGCGCTGGCCGGGGCCGTGGGCCAGGAACGGCACGATGTTCGGATGCTCGGCCAGCGCGGCGCGGTACGAGCGGGCCCAGCCGAGCAAGCCCTCCCGCCAGCCGTCGGCGAACGCGCTGACGTCGACCTTCTCCATGATCTCGCCGGCCACGTCGTCGAGCAGCTGCTCCTTGGTGGGGTAGTGGAAGTAGAGGGCGGGTGCGCTCACGGTCAGGGCGGTGGCGAGCTTCCGCATGCTCAGGCCCTCCAGGCCGGCCCGGTCGATGATCTCCAGCGCGGCCGCCCGGATGCCGGGCTTGCTGAGCAGCGGGGTCGTCGGCCGCGGCATGGAGGCGTCTCCTGACTGTTGTTTCACCTAACAGCGTTAAGTTAACATGAGACCGGAAACCTGACAGCGTTCAGTTTAGGAGCCGGCCGTGGACCTCACCCTCTCGGAGGAACAGCTTCAGCTGCGTGACCTCGCCCGGGACTGGGTGGAGCGCGAGGTCGTGCCGCACGCCACCGAGTGGGATCGGGCCGAGCAGGTCGACCCGAAGATCGTCGGCAAGCTGGCCGAGCTGGGGTTCCTGGGCCTGGGGATCGCCGAGGAGTTCGGCGGCTCGGGCGGCGACTTCGTGGACTACGCGCTGGTGATGGAGGAGCTCGGCCGCGGCGACACCTCGGTGCGCGGCATCGTCTCGGTCACCCTCGGCCTGGTCGCCAAGACCATCCAGGCGTACGGCACCGAGGAGCAGAAAAGGCAGTGGCTGCCCCGGTTCTGCTCCGGCGAGACGATCGGCTGCTTCGGGCTGACCGAGCCGGGCACCGGCTCCGACGCCGGCAACCTGGCCACCCGCGCCGTCCGGGACGGCGACGACTGGCTGATCAGCGGCGAGAAGATCTTCATCACCAACGGGACGTGGGCCGGCCTGGCGCTGGTCTTCGCCCGCACCGGCGGTCCCGGCCCGCGCGGCGTCACCGCCTTCCTGGTCCCCACCGACCGGCCCGGCTTCGGCCGCCGCGAGATCAAGGGCAAGCTCGGCCTGCGCGGGCAGGCCACCGCCGAGCTGACCCTCGACGAGGTGCGCGTCTCCGACGCGGAGCGGCTCGGCGACCTCGGGGCCGGCTTCAAGATCGCGATGGCCGCGCTGGACAAGGGCCGGATCGCTGTCGCTTCCGGTTGTGTGGGCCTGGCGCGAGGCTGCCTCGAGGCGGCTGTCGCGTACGCCGGGGAGCGCACCCAGTTCGGCAAGCCGATCGCCGCGTACCAGCTCGTGCAGGAGATGATCGCCGACATGGCGGTGGAGACCGACGCGGCCCGGCTGCTCGTCTGGCGCGCCGCCGATCTGGTCGACCGCGGGCAGCCGTTCGGCACCGCCGCGTCGATGGCCAAGCTGTTCGCCAGCGAGGCCGCCGTCAAAGCCGCCAACCAGGCGATCCAGGTGTTCGGTGGATATGGATACGTCGACGAGTTCCCGGTCGGCAAGTTCATGCGCGACGCCCGCGTCCAGACCCTCTACGAGGGCACCAGCCAGATCCAGAAGTTGCTCATCGGCCGTGCGCTGACCGGGATCAGCGCTTTCTAGGAACAAGGGAGTTCTCTGTATGAGCCGGGTAGCCATCGTCACCGGGGCCGCGCGCGGCATCGGCGCGGCCACCGCACTTCAGTTCGCGTCCGAGGGCGCGGCCGTCGCCGTGCTCGACCTGAACGAGGCCGACTGCGCCGACGTGGTCGGCCGCATCCAGGCCGCCGGCGGCACCGCTGTCGCGCTGGGCTGCGACGTCGCCGACGAGGCCCAGGTCGACGCGGCGATCGACAAGGTCGCGGCCGAGCTGGGCAGCGTCGACGTGCTGGTCAACAACGCCGGCGTCACGCGGGACAACCTGCTGCACAAGATGCCCGCGTCGGACTGGGACCTGGTGATGAACGTGCACCTGCGCGGCGCGTTCCTGTGCAGCCGGGCGGCGCAGCGGCACATGGTCCCGCGGCGCTCCGGCAAGATCGTCAACACCTCCAGCGTCTCCGCGCTGGGCAACCGCGGGCAGGCTAACTACGCCGCGGCCAAGGCCGGCATCCAGGGCCTGACCCGGACCCTCGCCATGGAGCTGGGGCCGTTCGGCATCAACGTCAACGCTGTCGCGCCCGGCTTCATCGTCACCGAGATGACCGACGCCACCGCGGCTCGGATCGGCATCTCGGCTGCCGATATGCAAGCCAAGGCTGCCGAGATAACCCCGTTGCGGCGGGTCGGCCAGCCCGAGGACATCGCCAAGGTCGTCGCGTTCCTGGCCAGCGACGCCGCGTCGTTCGTCACCGGCCAGACCCTGTACGTCGACGGCGGACGCCGTCTCTAGTCATCGCTGAGGAACTCTGATGCGTCGCACGATTTTCAATGAGGACCACGAAGCCTTCCGGGCCACCCTGCGGGACTTTTTGCAGTCCGAGGTCGTCCCACACTACGACGACTGGCTGCACGAGGGCGAGGTGCCGCGCGAGTTCTACAAGAAGCTCGCCGAGCTCGGCCTGTTCGGCATCGAGGTGCCGGAGGAGTACGGCGGCGCCGGCATCGACTCGTTCAAGTTCGCCGCCGTGCAGTACGAGGAGACCGCCCGGGCCGGCGTCTCGTTCGGCGGCTCCGGGGTGCACGTCGCGCTCTGCCTGCCGTACCTGCTGAACCTCGCCACCGAGGAGCAGAAGCAGCGCTGGCTGCCGTCGTTCGTCAGCGGCGACATGATGTTCGCGATCGCGATGACCGAGCCGGGCACCGGGTCCGACCTGGCCGGCATGAGCACCACCGCCAAGCTGTCCGAGGACGGCAAGCACTACGTGCTGAACGGCGCGAAGACCTTCATCACCGGTGGCGTGCTGGCCGACCGGGTGATCGTCTGCGCCCGCACGTCGCCGCCGAAGCCGGACGACCGGCGCTTCGGGATCTCGCTGCTGGTGGTGGACACCAAGCTGCCCGGGTACTCGGTCGGGCGCAAGCTGGACAAGCTGGGTCTGAAGACGTCGGACACGGCGGAGCTGGCGTTCCAGGACGTGCTCGTGCCGGTCGAGGACCTGCTCGGCGAGGAGAACAAGGGCTTCTCGTACCTCGGGCAGAACCTGCCGCAGGAGCGTCTCGGGATCGCCTACGGGGCGTACGCGCAAGCCGCGGCGGCGGTCGAGTTCGCGAAGCGGTACACCCAGGAGCGGAAGGTGTTCGGGCAGACCGTCGCCTCGTTCCAGAACACCAAGTTCGAGCTGGCGGCCTGCCAGGCCGAGGTGGACGCGGCGCAGGCGGTGGCGGACCGGGCCCTCGAGGCGCTGGACGCCGGGGAGCTGACGGCGGCGGAGGCGGCCTCGGCCAAGCTGTTCTGCACCGAGGTGGCGCACCGGGTGATCGACCGGTGCCTGCAACTGCACGGTGGGTACGGGTTCATCAACGAGTACCCGATCGCTCGGCTCTACGCCGACAACCGGGTCAACCGGATCTACGGCGGGACGTCCGAGGTGATGAAGATGATCATCGCGAAGGACATGGGTTTGTAGGTCCGCTGGTTACGCGAGGTTCGTGGGTTTCCGGGCGGGGGCCCTCTTCGAAGCCGGTCAGGCTTGATGTCTTCGAAGAGGGCCCCCGCCCGGAGGTCGTTCGGTCACCGGGGTGCGTTGTCGGTCAGGGGACGTAGTCCTCCAGGCGGGCGGGGGTCAGGCCGGCTTTGTGGATGGCTTTGAGGACGGCCAGGAAGTCGTCGACGAAGCGAGGGCGGAAGTGCATGAGGATGATGTCGCCGGGCTGCACGACGTGCGGGTCCCGCTGGTAGAAGACCTTGCCGTGGTCGGTGGTCTCGGTCCAGGTGAAGACGGCTTTCATGCCGCAGTCGTGTGCGGCCCGCAGGGTGGTGGAGTTGTAGGAGCCGCCCGGGGGACGGAACAGGGTGGGCCGGGTGCCGTAGTACTTCGCCAGCCGGTCGGCGCCCTCGCAGATCTGGCGTTTCTGGCCGTCGTACCCCAGGCGGGTCATCGTGGGGTGGCTGATCGTGTGGTTCTGGATGGTGGCGCCGGCGGCCTGCAGGGGCTTGAAGTAGTCCGGGTCCGGGTCGACCGCGTTGAGCTCCAGGAAGAGGGTGATCGGCACGTTCGCCGCCTGGAAGAGCTTGGCGGCCATCGGATCTTTCTGCCAGCCGTCGTCGATGGTGATGAAGGCGATCTTCTCGGTGGTGGGGATCCGTTTGAAGAGGCCGGCCTTGCCGTCCGTGGGCAGGGTGAGCTTGGTCGGGGCGGGCGGCGGCGGGAACTGCGGGACGCGGCGGCGCAGGGTCTCCGGGAGGGCGGCCAGGGCGGCGGTGACCGCTTCCGGGGTGCCGGCCTGGGTGGCCGGGACCGACGCGGACGGGTCGAGGGCCGGAACGGCTGTGCTGGTCGTCGGCGACGGCGCCGGGCCGGTGGCGGAGTGATCACCGGCGGCGCCGCACCCGGCTATCAGTGACACCAGCGCGCCGGTGGCCACTGCGCGAAACAACCTGCTCGTCCCCATGCTTTGCGTCCTCGCGGTAGGTGAGTCCTCAGACCTGAGACGCTGAGGAACCCGTGCCATGTTCACTTGGACGTGCAAATGTGCCGTTCCTCATGCCTGGCAACCCGGGCCGGCCACCGCCCTTCCCGCACGTGCGACCCCGTGCCCGCCCAGCACTCCGGCCGGCCTGCCGCGCGGTGGCTCGGGTGACGGGGTTCCGCGGCCGGCGGGCGGCAACTGGGTCGAGCAGCGGTGTGGCCTGACCTTAGGGTGTGCGGCATGGCGTTGCTGCACAAGGCGGACATCCGCCCCACGAAACTGGAGTTGCTCAGCGGCTGGCTGCCGGCGCAGAGCTGGTATGCCGGGCCGCCGGCACCCGAGGTGAGCCGGGTCTCGGCCGGCCGGTTCGACGATCCGGCCGGGGCGGTGGGGATCGAGATCATGCTGGTTCGGGTCGGTGACGGACCGATTCTGCACACCCCGCTGACCTATCGGGACGCGCCGCTCGACGGCGCCGGGGAGTTCCTGATCGGCACCACCGAGCACAGCGTGCTCGGCACGCGGTGGGTCTACGACGCGTGTGGCGACCCGGTCTTCGCGGCGGTGCTGGCCGAGGTGATCCGGACCGGCGGGACGCAGGCTGTCGAGGAGGTGCACGGCGACGGGCAGGTGGTGGTCCGCGAGCCGGTGCTGCTGCTGCGCGGCAGCGGCTCCGCCGCTTCGCCGGCCGGCGAGATCGTCCAGGTCCGCTCCGGCGAGGTCACTTCGATCCCGATGGCCGCCGGCACTCTGCACATCTTCCGTACGCCCACCGCCCCGCCCGCCTCGGCCGACGCCGCCCTGACCGCCCAGTGGTCCGAAGTGGACAGCCCCGTCGTGCTGGCCCGCCTGACCGCCTGAAAGCCCACCCGGCTGGCGCCGGCGGTGGTGTCCCCGCCCCGGATGCCACCGTGTGGCCCAGCCGGGGTTGGCGGCTGGTGCTGGTGGTGGTGTCCCGGCCTCGGATACCACCGTCCGGCCCAGCCCGGGTTCGCGGCTGGTGTTGGTGGTGGTGTCCCGGGCTCGGATACCACCGTCCGGCCCAGCCCGGGTTCGCGGCTGGTGTTGGTGGTGGTGTCCCGGGCTCGGATGCCACCGTCATGCCCAGCCGGGATCTGGCGGCTGGTGTTGGTGGTGGTGTCGTCGGCTCGGATGCCACCATCATGCCCAGCCGGGATCTGGCGGCTGGTGCTGGTGGTGGTGTCGTCGGCTCGGATGCCACCGTGTGGCCCAGCCGGGTTGGTGGCTGGCGCGGGTCAGAACGGGGCTGGGGTCAGGTGGCGGTTCAGGGTTTCGAGGGCGGCCAGGGTTTCGGTCAGGGCGGCCGGGGTCGGCTCGGCGAGGGCGGCGGTCAGGGCCGGGGCGATGTCCGCGGCGGCCACCTCCCGGCGGCGGGCGGTCAGCTCCGGGTTGCGGTGCAGCAGCTGGCGGCGCCGGTCGGCCGGGTCGGGGGAGGCCAGCACCGAGCCCGCCGTGCGCAGGCGGGCGACAGCGCCGGAGACCGCGCTCTGCGGGAGGCCGGTGCGGCGGGCGACCTCGGTGACCGTGGTGCCGTCGTGGGCGTAGATGTCGCTCATCACGACGACCACGGCGCGCTCGCCGCCGGTGCGGCCGCCCGCCGGCTCGGGCAGGGCCTGCTCACCGATCTTGAGAAGGGCGCGGCCGAGAAGGATCAGTTCGACGGGTGTCACGGCAGCCACTTTACATCAGTCTTGATGCATCAGAAGTGATGGATTACGGTCGGGGCATGACGCAGACACGGAACGCGAGTGTGCGGGTGCCCGGTGCCCGGATCCACTACCAGGTCGACGGGAGCGGGCCGGTGCTGGTGGTTGGGCAGAGCGGGGACGGGGACGCGGATCGCAGCCGTGACCTGGTCGCCGGGCTGACCGGCCGGTTCACCGTGGTGACCTGGGATCGGCGGGGGCTGTCGCGCAGTGTCTGCGACGACCCGGCGGCCCCGGTCACCATGCGCGAGCACGCCGGCGACCTGATGGCGGTGCTGGACGAGGTGACCGATCGACCGGTGCTGATGCTCGGGCTCAGCGTCGGTGCCGTGCTCGGCATGCACGTGCTCCGGGCGTACCCCGAGCGGGTCGCCTGCCTGGTGGCGCACGAACCGATCGCGTTGCGCCTCCTGGAGCCGGCGGCCGAGGCGCGAGCGCGCCGTGACCTGACGGCGGTCCTGGAGACGCATCGGCGTGCCGGATGGCGCGCGGCGGCCGGGCGGGTCGCGGCGGTGCTCGGGATCGATCCGCGCGGGCAGGAGACCGAGCCGGGGATCAGCGCGTTCCCGTTCGACGAGCGGCGGGCGGCGAATTTCGAGTACTTCCTGGGCCGCGACCTGGACGCGGCGCTGACCGACGACCTTCGGGCGAGCGACCTGCCGGCCGGCGCGCCGATCGTCCCGGCGGTGGGGGAGCGGAGCCCGGCGGACGGGTTCGATCATCGGGCCGCGCTGGCGCTCGCCGGGCATCTCGGCGTGCCGGCGGAGCGGTTCCCGGGCGGGCACAACGGCAATCTGACCCATCCGCGCGCGTTCGCCGCCCGTCTGCTGGATGTCCTCGGCGCTCGATCACTGATAGTGGCCGGGTGACGACAGGTCCACATTGGTCACGGGAAGGTCACGAACCGTATCGACCGTAGTGACTTCCACTCCGATCGATCGGAGGATCCCCGGAGAAGCGCCTGATCATCCCTTCCGGCGCCCTTCTCCCGGAGGACCCACACGTGAGACAACCATCCCGCTGGGGCCGACGAACCTTCACCTCTGTCCTGGCGATCGGCTTGGCGGCCGGCGTGACGACGGTGAGCGGTTCCCTGCCGGCCGCGGCCGCGCCGGCGCCCGTCGCCGACGACACCGCGCCGGCCACCGAGGGGGTCACCCCGAAGGAGTCACCGGCCGACACCCTCGGCTCGCACGACGCCGGCCTGCTCTCCGAGGCGGTCGCCGAGCACCGCCCGAGCGTCACCCTCATCATCGCCACCGACCAGGGCAAGGCCGCCGACGTGGCGTCCCGGGTGAAGGGGCTGGGCGGCGTCGTCGCCCAGCGGTTCGACCAGGTCGGCTACCTGCTCGCCGCGGTGCCCACCGGCAAGGTGCTGAACGCCGCGAAGCTGCCCGGCGTCGCCGCCGTCGACCTGGACGAGACCGTCCGGGTGCCGCAACCCGACCTCGCCGGCGACCCGAAGGCGGCCAAGCAGGCCGACGTGCCCAGCGGGCCGGACGCGAGCACGCCCGCCGACAACCCGTACCTGCCGGTCGGCGAGACCGGGTCGGTGGACTTCAAGCGCCGGCACCCGAGTTACGACGGGCGCGGCGTGACCATCGGCGTCATGGACACCGGTGTCGACCTGGCCCACCCGGCGCTGCAGACGACCACCACCGGGGAACGGAAGATCGTCGACTGGGTCACCGCCACCGACCCGCTGGTGGAGAACGACGCCACCTGGCGGGCGATGCTGACCGAGGTGACCGGCCCGAGCTTCGCCTACCAGGGCGCGACCTGGACCGCCCCGCCCGGCACCTGGCGGATCAACCGCTTCAGCGAGGCGATCACCAAGGCGTCCGAGCCGGCCGGTGACGTGAACCGGGACGGTGACACCACCGACGTCTGGGGCATCCTCTACGACCCGGTGAGCCACGACATCCGGGTCGACGTGAACCAGAACCTGGACTTCACCGACGACGCCGTGATGCGGCCGTACCGGGAGAAGTTCGACGTCAACTACTTCGGCGTGGACAACCCCGCCACCGAGGTCGCCGAGCGGATGCCGTTCGTCGTCGAGTACCGCGAGGACGTCGACCTCACCCCGGCCGGGCTGCCCGGTCAGGTCGCCGACTTCGTCAACATCGGCATCCCGGAGGGCCTGCACGCCAGCCACGTGGCGGGCATCGCGGCCGGCAACGACCTGTTCGGCAACCGCGACTTCGACGGCCAGGCGCCGGGTGCG
This window of the Actinoplanes oblitus genome carries:
- a CDS encoding acyl-CoA dehydrogenase family protein, whose amino-acid sequence is MRRTIFNEDHEAFRATLRDFLQSEVVPHYDDWLHEGEVPREFYKKLAELGLFGIEVPEEYGGAGIDSFKFAAVQYEETARAGVSFGGSGVHVALCLPYLLNLATEEQKQRWLPSFVSGDMMFAIAMTEPGTGSDLAGMSTTAKLSEDGKHYVLNGAKTFITGGVLADRVIVCARTSPPKPDDRRFGISLLVVDTKLPGYSVGRKLDKLGLKTSDTAELAFQDVLVPVEDLLGEENKGFSYLGQNLPQERLGIAYGAYAQAAAAVEFAKRYTQERKVFGQTVASFQNTKFELAACQAEVDAAQAVADRALEALDAGELTAAEAASAKLFCTEVAHRVIDRCLQLHGGYGFINEYPIARLYADNRVNRIYGGTSEVMKMIIAKDMGL
- a CDS encoding CG0192-related protein, which translates into the protein MALLHKADIRPTKLELLSGWLPAQSWYAGPPAPEVSRVSAGRFDDPAGAVGIEIMLVRVGDGPILHTPLTYRDAPLDGAGEFLIGTTEHSVLGTRWVYDACGDPVFAAVLAEVIRTGGTQAVEEVHGDGQVVVREPVLLLRGSGSAASPAGEIVQVRSGEVTSIPMAAGTLHIFRTPTAPPASADAALTAQWSEVDSPVVLARLTA
- a CDS encoding MarR family winged helix-turn-helix transcriptional regulator, yielding MTPVELILLGRALLKIGEQALPEPAGGRTGGERAVVVVMSDIYAHDGTTVTEVARRTGLPQSAVSGAVARLRTAGSVLASPDPADRRRQLLHRNPELTARRREVAAADIAPALTAALAEPTPAALTETLAALETLNRHLTPAPF
- a CDS encoding alpha/beta fold hydrolase is translated as MTQTRNASVRVPGARIHYQVDGSGPVLVVGQSGDGDADRSRDLVAGLTGRFTVVTWDRRGLSRSVCDDPAAPVTMREHAGDLMAVLDEVTDRPVLMLGLSVGAVLGMHVLRAYPERVACLVAHEPIALRLLEPAAEARARRDLTAVLETHRRAGWRAAAGRVAAVLGIDPRGQETEPGISAFPFDERRAANFEYFLGRDLDAALTDDLRASDLPAGAPIVPAVGERSPADGFDHRAALALAGHLGVPAERFPGGHNGNLTHPRAFAARLLDVLGARSLIVAG
- a CDS encoding polysaccharide deacetylase family protein; translation: MFRAVATGALVSLIAGCGAAGDHSATGPAPSPTTSTAVPALDPSASVPATQAGTPEAVTAALAALPETLRRRVPQFPPPPAPTKLTLPTDGKAGLFKRIPTTEKIAFITIDDGWQKDPMAAKLFQAANVPITLFLELNAVDPDPDYFKPLQAAGATIQNHTISHPTMTRLGYDGQKRQICEGADRLAKYYGTRPTLFRPPGGSYNSTTLRAAHDCGMKAVFTWTETTDHGKVFYQRDPHVVQPGDIILMHFRPRFVDDFLAVLKAIHKAGLTPARLEDYVP